Within the Macrobrachium rosenbergii isolate ZJJX-2024 chromosome 25, ASM4041242v1, whole genome shotgun sequence genome, the region ATATGTAATGTATTACTTTGGTATTACCAAGGTATGCGTGAACTATAATGCAAGATCTGATGTTACTTATGCTTTACTATCAATTGAGCTCTTCATTATATTTGCATCCTCTATGTGGAAATATCACCCAACCTCTTTCATCTCTTCTTGTGAaccttgtattttttatgtaagttgAAACATAAGCATACCACTTGGCCTCAGATTTATTTGAGGAAGTTCTCGTAATTCAGATGACTCAGTCTGCTTGGAAAAAGacaggaaataaacaaaacaaaagacatcCAGTACTTGGCAGTGTGACGTCAGAATGGGAACTGCTAGATAATCTCTAAATCAATGTAAAGATGGAGAAGTAGAGGTTTGAACTAAGCACTTGTTTAATTggacataatttttaatatttaactgtctcaaaactgtcaaaaacagtgctgtaatacttCTTTTAAAGATTCATTAAAAAGAGCTAACTAatcagaataaaagagaaaaaaatttttactccATGCTACAGTAGTTCTATAAAGGTAACCACAGACAAATTTACATGCTTCCAGATTTTTTGTAGAAAGTGTATGTTATGTAATATTCTACAAGGTTTGACTGGTTTTTAGaacaaggaatgaaagatgtaTAATATTTTGGTAGATTTGCTTTCAAATTGTCAAGAAATTGGAGAGAAATGTTGTTATTCAGGAAGCCTTGCTAAGTGTAAAATTTTAAGCACCCCACAGGCTCTCCAGACTAAACTTGAAGAAGGCATAGGGTTTGTAAGATGATGAGTAACTGGTTAGCTTAGTGTAATTGCCAAAGGGACATTTGAGGGGAGCAGtaagaacaaaaataagttaatttctcACAAAATGGCAAGTAGAATTCTACAATTTTAACAGGAATAATTATTCTGaagttttcctttatcatataGTTTTTGGCAAGGATGGAGTTGAGTTGAAACAACTGGGATTTGATACAAATCATTACTAAAGGTTTAAAAtccttaaatttttaaaatttagtcttGAGGTTGCTCATTAGTCTGTTAATTAATTATGACCTATGAATCGatgtttccatatttattttttctttgtttattacagGTGGCAGTGATATCACCCCCAGTGCTTCTGCCCCAAGTGCACAGAgttcaaaatcaaagaaaagaccTCTGAAGAAAGAGAGCTCAGATTCTGAAGGGGAAGGCCCAGCTCTAAAGATTAAGAGTAGAGCGccagaggaagaagatgaggaaacCAAGAGAATCCGAGATTTACAAGAAAGAGACGAGTACGTGGACAGGCTGCGCCAGCGAGATGAAGAACGAACTAAGAATGTGGCAGAAAAGGGCAACCAGAAAGCATTTGAGGAGGCAGCCCGAAGACTACAAATGGAAAAGGAGGACCGAGTGAAGATTCTGCCGAAACTCAGAGTTGAGTCTCGCAGGAAGTATCTGAGTAAACGCAAGGATGACAAACTGAAGGagttggaagaaaatataatcGACGATGAGTACCTCTTCGATGAACAAAcccttactgagagagagaagaaagagagggaataTAAGAAAACAGTCCTTCAGCTAGCCAAAGATTACGACAAGGTTAGGGAAGCTGAAAATGTACAGCGATATGTCATGCCAGAGGAAGGAGCCAGTGTAGATGACAAATATGTAGAGGTGGATGAGAGGGAAAATAAGCATGGATTTGAGCAGAAGAAGTGGGAGGAAGACCAAATGAGAGGCACTTCTCTCTCCTTTGGTGCAAAGGATAAAGCAGTGAAATATCAGGAGCATGAGAAAGAATACAATCTTGTTTTGGAAGATGAAATAGAATTCATCAAATCCCTGCCTTTGGAAGGTACTCgcaagaaaaaacgtaagaagaaaaagaaactcgAGGAAGAAGATTCAAGCTCTTCATcagaagaggaggatgaagaggaaccTAAAGTATCAGAATTTCATAAGAAACAAATGACTTTAGATGAAGTGAGGAAAAGCCTCCCAGTTTATCCTTTCAGAGAGGCCTTACTAGATGCAATTAATGAACATCAGGTTTTGATAATTGAAGGAGAAACAGGGTCAGGTAAAACTACACAGGTCCCACAATATTTATACGAGTCTGGCTTCTGTGATGACGGTAAGAAAATTGGATGCACACAGCCCAGGAGAGTGGCTGCGATGAGTGTGGCTTCTCGTGTATCGCAGGAAATGGGGAAGAAGCTTGGTAATGAAGTTGGATACAGCATTAGATTTGAAGACTGTACAAGTGAGCGCACACGAATCAAGTATATGACTGATGGTATGTTGCTAAGAGAATTCCTCATGGATCCTAGCTTAGAAGGTTATAGTGTTATGATTATTGATGAAGCTCATGAAAGGACACTCCACACTGACATCCTGTTTGGTCTCTTGAAAGATATAACAAGATTTCGCAGCGACCTGAAGCTTCTCATCTCGAGTGCAACACTGGATTCAGCAAAATTCTCTGACTTCTTTGATGAGGCTCCCATCTTCCGTATTCCTGGAAGACGCTACCCTGttcatatttattacacaaaaagCCCAGAAGCCAATTACATTGACTCTGCAGCAGTAACAGTATTACAGATCCATATAACTCAGCACCTAGGTGACATACTTGTGTTTTTAACAGGTCAGGAGGAAATTGAAGCTTGTCAGGAGATACTAACAGAAAGAGTTAGGGCTCTTGGTACCAAGATTCGAGAGTTAATTATCTTACCAATTTATGCAAATTTGCCTTCTGAAATGCAGGCAAAAATCTTTGAGCCTACTCCTCCAGGTGCAAGGAAGGTAATTTTGGCCACAAACATTGCTGAAACATCTTTAACGATAGATGGCATTGCTTATGTCATAGATCCTGGTTATTCCAAGCAGAACTATTTTAATGCCAGAAGTGGAATGGAATCCCTGATAGTTGTACCGATATCTAGAGCTTCGGCAAACCAGAGGGCAGGAAGAGCTGGTCGAGTTGGCCCTGGAAAATGTTTCAGACTTTACACACAGTGGGCCTTTGAGaatgagatggaagaaaataCCATCCCAGAAATCCAGAGAGTGAATCTAGGCAATGTAGTTTTGCAGCTGAAGTCTCTAGGTATCCACGACCTCATCAATTTTGATTATCTTGATCCCCCTCCAGCAGAAAGTCTCATTCTTGCACTGGAACAGCTGTATGCTCTGAAGGCTTTGAACCACAAGGGGGAGCTTACTTCCTCTGGGAGGAAAATGGCTGAACTTCCAGTCGATCCTATGATGTCAAGGATGATTCTTGCAGCTGATCAGTACAAAGTTGTTGAAGAAATATTAACTATTGCAGCCATGCTTTCAGTGAATGGTTCCATATTCTACCGACCAAAAGACAAGGCCATTCATGCGGACACTGCGCGCAAGAATTTCTTCCACCCAGACGGTGACCACTTAACCCTGATGAATGTGTACATTGAGTGGGCAGGAACTGAATACTCGTCGCAGTGGTGCTACGAAAACTTCATTCAGTATCGATCACTCAAACGAGCCAGAGACATTCGTGACCAGTTAGAAGGCTTAATGGAACGAGTGGAGGTGCCGCTTTCATCAAATCCAGGGGATTCTATAGGCATAAGGAAAGCTATCACCTGTGGCTATTTTTATCACATTGCTAGGTTTAGTAAGGGAGGCATGTATAAAACTATCAAGAAAAGCCAAACAGTATTGTTACATCCACAGTCATGTTTGGTGGAAGATTTACCGAGATGGGTTTTATACCACGAATTGGTGTTGACAACAAAAGAGTATATGCGTAACATCATAACAATTGATGGGAAATGGCTGCTCGAAGTAGCACCCCATTACTACCGGGACAATGAAATTCAGGACTCAACCAATAAAAAGATGCCAAAGGTGGTTGGAAAGGCCAAAGAAGATCTTGTGaaagaatataattaatttaattgaagaatataattaatattttcattttcaggaaaGGTCCTTATTGTTATATTGTACTCTATACTGTACTATGCCGTACTTTGCTTATAAAAATTCTAACTATACAGTactgataatcttgtaaaatttactttgattttgctaggcttttttatatattaacatgtACAAAGACTCTTAGAATCCCCTTGTAACATGGGTTTTGTTTCAAAGTTTTCATACGTGTACGTAGTCTTAAAATGCATACTGTAATTTAACACTGAGGTTAACTGCTAGTGGTTAGTTTACACGTAAAGGAAAAGCAATGTTCTTTTACCATTTACTATAGTCTTTTgaattcttttatctttccatAATAGAATCATACAGAAACATTTCATCTGCAATGAATAAGTACAATATTGTAATTATGCCTTGATGAGTGagtatatttttatggaatatttttattaaaatttgaaaaaacttgttttatttgttttactacgttaggtaaaactaagaaaacacCTGCTAACCAGCTATATTGATAATTGCATATTACAAGTGTCTTTGGGAGTTTCCATTATTTGTCTAATGTTACAGACCTTGTAAGTGCTGTCTACagttatgtttttcctttttagctGTTGTGGCTGTGgcatgtaattattttaatggtACAGGAATGGTTAAATTTCTAGTACAAGATAAAgcaagtttagaaaaaaaattttacaattgagaaataaaaaaaaatattattcccaGAGCATAAAGACATTTCAAGACACACCTCTTGCCAAAAAAGAGGATCAAATTTCTTCAATTAAATGGGAATATTGTAGGAAGAGACTAAAGggattgaataataaaaaaaagaagtaagcaGCTGATTATGGGGACAGAGAGGTTGAGCAATTGCACGTTTGTTTATCAATGTGTTTACATATCACTCTGATggtataaataaatgagaaatcttGAAGAAGCCAAGAGGAAAATTTATAACATACAGGAGTGAAGAAACTAAACGTaaattggttttattttgaaaaatacgatCATCATCAGAATGTGGTCAGCAGAAACATTCGGATGAGGCCATACATAATGCTGCAAAAGAGACGTGTGGAATCCAGGAAGGTTGTACAGAAGGAGACACATGGCGGAGGAATCAAGCCATAACAAGAAGCAAGTGAAAATAGAGAGAGCCTTCAAGCTCTGGCATTATGATCCTCGAGCTTTAAAAAACGGAAAAGAAATAGAATGCCGTGTTCAGCAGAGAAATTGGATATGCCACAAActcatttctttcactgactTCTCTCCCTAACCTCCTCCAAGACATATGCGCCCTGAATCAGCCCGGCAACTATCACTTCTTTGTCAAATATCCAGTTATCATTGCATATCCACATCTAATCTGTAATAAACAAATTAGTGTATCTTTTATCACTTTGTCTAAAGCATAAGGCGGCATATCTGCTCTAAAATGTCGAGCtaattaaagtgatattgaaaagaaggaagagggaatCTCGGAATATACAAAGGTAAATGAAACGACAGCAGGCATCGATGACTCCCTCAATCACTTTCGACAGCGCGTTTGGAATACTTTTTCCGCTTTAATAATAAACCTGATATGTGCAGCGATAATAACCATTCATTTTGAAGGGGAGGTATCGATGGCAGGTGTACCAATTCACCAATTAACAAAAGTACACTTAAACCATTCATATAGGTTAGattttaaattactgtacattataagTGGAATTTATGTATCTGATACATTGATAAATATCCTATTTCTTGAATAACTGCGACTTTTTAATCGCATTATGTTGGCACACCTGCCAGCTATAAACAAGATCCGAGTGGCCCGCCATTGCGTTCTTCGGCGTTTGATTACAGGTTAGCAAATCAACGAGGATATATTTGATTTCAGTTACCATACAGCCGTAAGTTTCATTTACAAGGCCTTCCAAAATGGATGGGCGAACTCTGAAGTGCGTCGTACTTGCTTAGTAATGAGCAAAGAGGAATTATTCGAGAGAATTTCCTTTATATCATCCGTTGTTTGGCCAATAACATTCGGATTACGGGCCTGTTGAGGCCTGAGTAGATTGTATTTATTACGGAAAGTAACAATGTTTTTGATTTCTTCTTCATATTGGTGTAATGTTGTGGTTAAATACTGAGGAAACACACGTGTGGAAATGTTTTCATACTGTGGCAAGGCTGAATTAGCCAAGGCGGCGTGGGCTAGCCCACGTAGGCTAGCAAAGCACATTCAATGTCGCGTTCGGTGGGTTACCAGCCATGATGTCCgcaagttatttatgaaatttaaatgacGGTAAAAGAGCCGAGGAGTTTCGCAGGCTATGAATGCTGGTCGTGGTCTGCTTATCAGCTCTTCTTAGACATAGGATACCAACATCCTAACATGGGTTAACCTATCGTCGGCTGCCATGCTCTAGCCTGGGCAGGACGAATGGGGAGGGGTATAGTCACCGTAGGGGTAGGGGACGAGTGCAGGAGACGGGAACAGGTTccacagatataaacaaacctaacctttcctaggatgccaggtcctgacctaggctaaccagaccttacctttcTAAACCTCACTTCAAATGCTGTtccctgacctggctgggggggagggagtgggggTTCGCCCCTCTGGACCTCCCCAAGTAACACTAAACAAGAGACAATGGACTTAGCCTCTGTTCGGAGGTAGTCCCTtcgttctgcaaactacccaGGGTAGTATGCCAAGTAAGGAGACAGGGATATCCAATGTTACTTTGGGGGTTCCAGGCAGGGGGGAGAGCAAAATTTCCCCAGCCAGGGTAGGGGATGGCGCTgcaagtcaggttaggaaggtaaggtctggttaggtcaggacacagcaTTCTACGAAAGGTTGGGTTTGTCCTGTCTGCTTCTCTACTCTGCATCCGCTCCCAGAGCAGGACGATTTATGCTTAACTGTCCTTTAGCATTacttaattattgttattattataggcTAATGTGTGTGAGTGGGCAGATTGCTGTAGGCTAGCACTACAGTAATTACAGCAAAATGTCCTTTTGATTTCAAAATGGTAATTCTACACGAGTTCCAAGAGATATTGTTTCTTGGAGAGCCTACATTTTAGTTGGCCAAGGCTatcgtctgccagttttctagtctGTACCCACCACCAGATGGCAGTAGGTTCCGACTAGGAAACTggcggacgaatacaaacaagat harbors:
- the l(2)37Cb gene encoding pre-mRNA-splicing factor ATP-dependent RNA helicase DHX16, whose product is MSESLKAWVNHRLHDVLGMSDTTVAEYLLRLAQKLPSKKHILLELQNDMHVDSDIENFIGELWDKVRGGSDITPSASAPSAQSSKSKKRPLKKESSDSEGEGPALKIKSRAPEEEDEETKRIRDLQERDEYVDRLRQRDEERTKNVAEKGNQKAFEEAARRLQMEKEDRVKILPKLRVESRRKYLSKRKDDKLKELEENIIDDEYLFDEQTLTEREKKEREYKKTVLQLAKDYDKVREAENVQRYVMPEEGASVDDKYVEVDERENKHGFEQKKWEEDQMRGTSLSFGAKDKAVKYQEHEKEYNLVLEDEIEFIKSLPLEGTRKKKRKKKKKLEEEDSSSSSEEEDEEEPKVSEFHKKQMTLDEVRKSLPVYPFREALLDAINEHQVLIIEGETGSGKTTQVPQYLYESGFCDDGKKIGCTQPRRVAAMSVASRVSQEMGKKLGNEVGYSIRFEDCTSERTRIKYMTDGMLLREFLMDPSLEGYSVMIIDEAHERTLHTDILFGLLKDITRFRSDLKLLISSATLDSAKFSDFFDEAPIFRIPGRRYPVHIYYTKSPEANYIDSAAVTVLQIHITQHLGDILVFLTGQEEIEACQEILTERVRALGTKIRELIILPIYANLPSEMQAKIFEPTPPGARKVILATNIAETSLTIDGIAYVIDPGYSKQNYFNARSGMESLIVVPISRASANQRAGRAGRVGPGKCFRLYTQWAFENEMEENTIPEIQRVNLGNVVLQLKSLGIHDLINFDYLDPPPAESLILALEQLYALKALNHKGELTSSGRKMAELPVDPMMSRMILAADQYKVVEEILTIAAMLSVNGSIFYRPKDKAIHADTARKNFFHPDGDHLTLMNVYIEWAGTEYSSQWCYENFIQYRSLKRARDIRDQLEGLMERVEVPLSSNPGDSIGIRKAITCGYFYHIARFSKGGMYKTIKKSQTVLLHPQSCLVEDLPRWVLYHELVLTTKEYMRNIITIDGKWLLEVAPHYYRDNEIQDSTNKKMPKVVGKAKEDLVKEYN